Proteins encoded within one genomic window of Bradyrhizobium sp. CB1717:
- a CDS encoding sugar ABC transporter permease — MADVAIPRAKPQMSEDNAWTQLKHNRNWLGFWFMVPAMAFLIFFLAYPLGLGIWLSFTDTRIGRVGHFVATENYEWLWDDSIFWLSVFNTLLYTFVASALKFAIGLYLALLLNENMPFKAMLRAMVLIPFIVPTVLSALAFWWIFDSQFSIISWSLKHLGLINQNINFLGDTTWARICVIFANIWRGVPFVAITLLAGLQTVSPSLYEAATLDGATRWQNFRYITYPLLTPIIAVVMTFSVLFTFTDFQLIWAMTRGGPVNATHLMATLSYQRAIIAGQLGEGAAISSAMIPFLLAAIMVSWFGLQRRKWQQGESND; from the coding sequence ATGGCTGATGTCGCAATTCCCCGGGCCAAGCCTCAGATGAGCGAGGACAACGCCTGGACCCAGCTCAAACACAATCGCAACTGGCTCGGCTTCTGGTTCATGGTGCCGGCCATGGCGTTCCTGATCTTCTTCCTGGCCTATCCGCTGGGGCTCGGGATCTGGCTGTCCTTCACGGACACCCGCATCGGCAGGGTGGGGCACTTCGTCGCGACCGAGAACTATGAGTGGCTGTGGGACGATTCCATCTTCTGGCTGTCGGTGTTCAACACGCTGCTCTACACCTTCGTCGCCAGCGCCCTCAAATTCGCGATCGGGCTTTATCTCGCGCTGCTGCTGAACGAGAACATGCCGTTCAAGGCGATGTTGCGTGCGATGGTCCTGATCCCCTTCATCGTGCCGACGGTGCTCTCGGCGCTGGCGTTCTGGTGGATCTTCGACTCGCAATTCTCGATCATCTCCTGGTCGCTGAAGCACCTCGGCTTGATCAACCAGAACATCAACTTCCTTGGTGACACGACCTGGGCGCGTATTTGCGTGATCTTCGCCAATATCTGGCGCGGCGTGCCGTTCGTGGCGATCACGCTGCTTGCGGGCCTGCAGACCGTCTCGCCGTCGCTCTATGAGGCTGCAACCCTCGACGGCGCCACGCGCTGGCAGAATTTCCGATACATCACCTATCCGCTGCTGACGCCGATCATCGCTGTCGTCATGACCTTCTCGGTGCTGTTCACCTTCACCGACTTCCAGCTGATCTGGGCCATGACCCGCGGCGGCCCCGTCAACGCCACCCATCTGATGGCGACCCTGTCGTACCAGCGCGCGATCATCGCCGGGCAGCTGGGCGAGGGAGCCGCGATCTCCAGCGCCATGATTCCGTTCCTGCTGGCTGCGATCATGGTCTCTTGGTTCGGCCTGCAGCGTCGCAAGTGGCAGCAGGGAGAGAGCAATGACTGA
- a CDS encoding ABC transporter substrate-binding protein, protein MQDFTRRSLLQGGTALAATGMLTGPALFDFARAWAQSAPWKAEPGAKLTVMRWKRFVPAEDDAFNAMVAAFKAATGTEMNVFSESFEDVQPKASVAANTGSGLDLAWGLHTLPQLFPTKVLKMNDVADYLGKKYGGWTDAAAKTCKLGDDWLGIPVATNGGYMTYRKSALDKAGFKEFPKDFPGFLEMCKALKANNTPAGFALGHASGDGNSWLHWVLWGHGAYTVDQNDKIIINSPETAKALEYCKALYESFIPGTASWNDSSNNKAYLAGELYCTANGISIYVAAKTDATKKELTEDTYHALWPVGPVGKPTELQLALPILAFNFTKYPNASKAFVAFMLEKENYEKWLDGAQGYLTQTLNAYESAPIWTADPKNAVFSQASKRTLPAAGIGTVGEKAATAIADFIVVDMFANYCTGAKDAKGAMAEAERQLKRIYR, encoded by the coding sequence ATGCAAGACTTTACCCGCCGGTCTCTGCTTCAGGGCGGAACGGCTCTGGCTGCCACCGGCATGCTGACCGGGCCGGCACTGTTCGATTTCGCCAGGGCCTGGGCGCAGAGCGCGCCCTGGAAGGCGGAGCCGGGCGCCAAGCTGACCGTGATGCGGTGGAAGCGCTTCGTGCCGGCGGAAGACGATGCGTTCAACGCGATGGTGGCGGCGTTCAAGGCCGCGACCGGCACCGAGATGAACGTGTTCAGCGAGTCCTTCGAGGACGTGCAGCCGAAGGCCTCGGTTGCGGCCAACACCGGCTCGGGGCTCGATCTCGCCTGGGGCCTGCACACGCTGCCGCAGCTGTTCCCCACCAAAGTCCTGAAGATGAATGACGTTGCCGATTATCTCGGCAAGAAATACGGCGGCTGGACCGATGCGGCCGCCAAGACCTGCAAGCTCGGCGACGACTGGCTCGGCATTCCCGTTGCGACCAACGGCGGCTACATGACGTACCGCAAGTCGGCGCTCGACAAGGCCGGCTTCAAGGAATTCCCGAAGGACTTCCCCGGCTTCCTCGAGATGTGCAAGGCGCTCAAGGCGAACAACACGCCGGCCGGCTTCGCGCTCGGGCATGCCTCGGGCGACGGCAATTCGTGGCTGCACTGGGTGCTATGGGGCCACGGCGCCTATACGGTCGACCAGAACGACAAGATCATCATCAATTCGCCGGAGACGGCGAAGGCGCTGGAATATTGCAAGGCGCTGTATGAGAGCTTCATCCCGGGCACGGCGTCCTGGAACGACTCTTCCAACAACAAGGCGTACCTCGCCGGCGAGCTCTATTGCACGGCGAACGGCATCTCGATCTATGTGGCCGCCAAGACCGACGCGACCAAGAAGGAGCTCACCGAGGACACCTATCACGCGCTCTGGCCGGTCGGGCCGGTCGGCAAGCCGACCGAGCTGCAGCTCGCGCTGCCGATCCTCGCCTTCAACTTCACCAAATATCCGAACGCATCGAAGGCCTTCGTCGCCTTCATGCTGGAGAAGGAGAACTACGAGAAGTGGCTGGACGGCGCGCAGGGCTATCTGACGCAGACCCTGAACGCCTACGAGTCGGCGCCGATTTGGACCGCCGATCCCAAGAACGCCGTGTTCTCGCAGGCCTCCAAGCGCACGCTGCCGGCGGCCGGCATCGGCACGGTCGGTGAGAAGGCGGCGACCGCGATCGCCGATTTCATCGTCGTCGACATGTTCGCCAACTACTGCACCGGCGCCAAGGATGCGAAGGGTGCGATGGCGGAAGCCGAGCGCCAGCTGAAGCGAATCTATCGCTGA
- the denD gene encoding D-erythronate dehydrogenase: MHILVLGAAGMVGRKFCERLLRDGRLGKSEITKLTMHDVVEPKKPEKAGFAVETVSGDFAVPGAAEKLIAGRPDAIFHLAAIVSGEAELDFDKGYRINLDGTRMLLDAIRLAGGGYKPRVVFTSSIAVFGAPFPDAIGDEFFHTPLLSYGTQKAIGELLLADYSRRGFLDGIGIRLPTICIRPGLPNKAASGFFSNILREPLAGKEAVLPVSEDVRHWHATPRSAVGFLLHAGTMDLATVGPRRNLTMPGLSATVGEQIAALKRVAGEKVAARIKREPDPFIVGIVGGWPRNFDAKRSRELGFTTAEKNFDDIIRIHIEDELGGNFVA, from the coding sequence TTGCACATTCTGGTTCTCGGCGCCGCCGGCATGGTCGGCCGTAAATTCTGTGAACGGCTGCTGCGCGACGGCCGGCTCGGCAAGAGCGAGATCACGAAGCTCACCATGCACGACGTGGTCGAGCCGAAGAAGCCCGAGAAAGCCGGTTTTGCCGTCGAGACGGTGTCGGGCGATTTCGCAGTCCCGGGCGCGGCCGAGAAGCTGATCGCCGGCCGCCCCGACGCGATCTTCCATCTCGCCGCGATCGTCTCGGGCGAGGCCGAGCTCGATTTCGACAAGGGTTACCGCATCAATCTCGACGGCACGCGGATGCTGCTCGACGCGATCAGGCTTGCCGGCGGCGGCTACAAGCCGCGCGTGGTGTTCACGTCCTCGATCGCGGTGTTCGGCGCGCCGTTCCCCGATGCAATCGGCGACGAGTTCTTCCACACCCCGCTGCTCAGCTACGGCACCCAGAAGGCGATCGGCGAACTGCTCCTTGCCGACTACTCACGCCGCGGCTTCCTCGACGGCATCGGCATCCGCCTGCCGACCATCTGCATCCGGCCCGGCCTGCCCAACAAGGCGGCATCGGGCTTCTTCTCCAACATCCTGCGTGAGCCGCTGGCCGGCAAGGAAGCGGTGCTCCCGGTCTCCGAGGACGTCCGCCACTGGCACGCCACGCCGCGCTCCGCGGTCGGCTTCCTGCTCCACGCCGGCACCATGGACCTCGCCACCGTCGGTCCGCGCCGCAACCTGACCATGCCCGGCCTGTCGGCCACCGTCGGCGAGCAGATCGCCGCGTTGAAGCGTGTTGCCGGCGAAAAGGTCGCCGCCCGCATCAAGCGCGAGCCCGATCCCTTCATCGTCGGCATCGTCGGCGGCTGGCCGCGCAATTTCGATGCGAAGCGGTCGCGCGAGCTCGGCTTCACCACCGCCGAGAAGAATTTCGACGATATCATCCGCATTCACATCGAAGACGAGCTCGGCGGCAACTTCGTCGCCTGA
- a CDS encoding carbohydrate ABC transporter permease, which translates to MTDLPTRSIDLKNVLSGSSPTADHSEGMSYLQSVPRRIVTLYLPLAIIVIVLLFPFYWMALTSVKPDEQLLDLDRYNPFWTWNPTFKHFHKLLFESYYPHWLWNTMYVAVCATVLSIIASVLAAYAIVRLRYKGANLVGGLIFLAYLVPPSILFIPLATVVFQYGLFDSPLALILTYPTILIPFSTWLLMGYFKTIPFELEECALIDGASRWQILIKIVLPLAIPGLISAFIFCFTLCWNEFIYALTFLQSTSNKTVPVAIVNEFVDGDIYRWGSLMAGALAGSLPLVILYAFFVEHYVSAMTGAVKE; encoded by the coding sequence ATGACTGACCTGCCCACCCGATCCATCGATCTCAAGAACGTGCTGTCGGGCTCGTCGCCTACGGCCGATCACAGCGAGGGCATGAGCTACCTGCAGTCAGTACCACGCCGGATCGTGACACTGTATCTGCCGCTTGCGATCATCGTCATCGTCCTGCTGTTCCCGTTCTACTGGATGGCGCTGACGTCGGTGAAACCCGACGAGCAACTGCTCGATCTCGACAGGTACAATCCGTTCTGGACCTGGAATCCGACGTTCAAGCACTTCCACAAGTTGCTGTTCGAGAGCTACTACCCGCACTGGCTCTGGAACACGATGTACGTTGCCGTCTGTGCGACGGTGCTTTCGATCATCGCATCTGTACTCGCGGCCTACGCCATTGTGCGCTTGCGCTACAAGGGCGCCAATCTCGTCGGCGGGCTGATCTTCCTCGCCTATCTGGTGCCGCCGTCGATCCTGTTCATTCCGCTCGCCACGGTCGTGTTCCAGTACGGCCTGTTCGATTCGCCGCTGGCACTGATCCTGACCTATCCGACCATCCTGATCCCGTTCTCGACCTGGCTGTTGATGGGCTATTTCAAGACCATCCCGTTCGAGCTCGAGGAATGCGCCCTGATCGACGGGGCGAGCCGCTGGCAGATCCTGATCAAGATCGTGCTGCCGCTGGCGATCCCCGGCCTGATCTCGGCCTTCATCTTCTGCTTCACCCTGTGCTGGAACGAGTTCATCTACGCCCTGACATTCCTGCAGTCGACCAGCAACAAGACGGTGCCGGTTGCGATCGTCAACGAGTTCGTTGACGGCGACATCTACCGCTGGGGCTCGCTGATGGCGGGGGCGCTGGCCGGCTCGCTGCCGCTCGTCATCCTTTACGCCTTCTTCGTGGAGCATTATGTGTCGGCGATGACCGGCGCCGTGAAGGAATGA
- the ugpC gene encoding sn-glycerol-3-phosphate ABC transporter ATP-binding protein UgpC — protein MSSVQIRDVRKSFGNFEVLHGVTIPIEDGQFVVLVGPSGCGKSTLLRMLAGLENITSGTISIGDRVVNNVQPKERDIAMVFQNYALYPHMTVADNMGFSLKLRNAGSDEINKRVKRAAEILALSPLLDRYPRQLSGGQRQRVAMGRAIVRDPQVFLFDEPLSNLDAKLRVAMRTEIKELHQRLKTTTVYVTHDQIEAMTMADKIVVMHDGIVEQMGTPLELYDKPENQFVAGFIGSPAMNFLKGHVRVNGVATFEGPNGVKLPLKTAPAASDGRPAVYGVRPEHFTIADDGAEAEIIVVEPTGSETQVFAKLGGEQVVAVFRERHQFNPGDKVRLKPDPSLVHLFDDATGKRMNA, from the coding sequence ATGTCGTCTGTGCAAATCCGCGACGTGCGGAAATCGTTCGGCAATTTTGAAGTCCTGCACGGCGTCACGATTCCGATCGAGGACGGCCAGTTCGTCGTCCTGGTTGGCCCCTCCGGCTGCGGCAAGTCGACGCTTCTGCGCATGCTCGCCGGCCTCGAGAACATCACCTCCGGCACGATCTCGATCGGCGACCGCGTCGTCAACAATGTCCAGCCCAAGGAGCGGGACATTGCGATGGTGTTCCAGAACTACGCGCTCTATCCGCACATGACGGTCGCGGACAACATGGGCTTCTCACTGAAGCTGCGGAATGCCGGCTCCGACGAGATCAACAAGCGCGTCAAGCGCGCCGCCGAGATCCTCGCGCTGTCACCGCTGCTCGACCGCTATCCGCGCCAGCTCTCCGGCGGTCAGCGCCAGCGCGTCGCCATGGGCCGCGCCATCGTGCGCGATCCCCAGGTCTTCCTGTTCGACGAGCCGCTGTCGAACCTCGACGCCAAGCTGCGCGTCGCCATGCGCACCGAGATCAAGGAGCTGCACCAGCGGCTGAAGACCACCACCGTCTACGTCACCCACGACCAGATCGAGGCCATGACCATGGCCGACAAGATCGTCGTCATGCATGACGGCATCGTCGAGCAGATGGGCACGCCGCTCGAGCTCTACGACAAGCCGGAGAACCAGTTCGTCGCCGGCTTCATCGGCTCGCCCGCCATGAACTTCCTCAAGGGTCATGTGCGCGTCAACGGCGTTGCGACCTTCGAGGGACCGAACGGCGTCAAGCTGCCACTCAAGACTGCGCCGGCGGCTTCCGACGGCCGTCCCGCCGTCTACGGCGTGCGGCCCGAGCATTTCACCATCGCCGATGACGGTGCCGAGGCCGAGATCATCGTGGTCGAGCCGACCGGCTCGGAGACGCAGGTGTTCGCCAAGCTCGGCGGCGAGCAGGTGGTCGCGGTCTTCCGCGAGCGTCACCAGTTCAATCCGGGTGACAAGGTGCGGCTGAAGCCCGATCCGTCGCTGGTCCATCTGTTCGACGATGCGACGGGCAAGCGCATGAATGCTTAG
- the eda gene encoding bifunctional 4-hydroxy-2-oxoglutarate aldolase/2-dehydro-3-deoxy-phosphogluconate aldolase has protein sequence MTTSAQQNHLVALFKAATVIPVLTIERIQDAVPLARALVAGGVRTLEVTLRTPVAIEAARAMMAEVPEAVVGIGTILNPADFTRVEKLGVAFGISPGLTPDLLKAAAHSSLPFAPGIATASELMLALSHGFDVAKFFPAEQAGGIKGLRALGGPFPNVRFCPTGGVGEANAATWLAEPNVVAVGGSWLCPTAEIRAGNWAGITAICQRTLQALKPA, from the coding sequence ATGACCACGTCTGCCCAACAGAACCACCTCGTCGCGCTGTTCAAGGCTGCGACCGTCATTCCCGTCCTGACCATCGAGCGTATCCAGGATGCCGTGCCGCTGGCGCGCGCGCTGGTCGCCGGCGGCGTCCGTACGCTGGAGGTGACCCTGCGCACCCCCGTTGCGATCGAGGCGGCGAGGGCGATGATGGCCGAGGTCCCGGAGGCGGTCGTCGGTATCGGCACGATCCTCAATCCGGCCGACTTCACCCGTGTCGAGAAGCTCGGCGTCGCGTTCGGCATCAGCCCGGGCCTGACCCCGGATCTCCTGAAGGCCGCAGCTCACAGCTCCCTGCCGTTCGCGCCGGGCATCGCCACGGCCTCCGAGCTGATGCTGGCGCTGTCCCACGGCTTCGACGTCGCAAAATTCTTCCCGGCCGAGCAGGCCGGCGGCATCAAGGGCCTGCGCGCGCTCGGCGGCCCGTTCCCGAACGTGCGGTTCTGCCCCACCGGCGGGGTCGGCGAGGCCAATGCGGCGACCTGGCTCGCCGAGCCCAACGTGGTCGCGGTCGGCGGTTCCTGGCTGTGCCCGACGGCGGAGATCAGGGCCGGGAACTGGGCCGGCATAACTGCCATCTGCCAGCGCACCCTCCAGGCCCTTAAACCTGCGTGA
- a CDS encoding sugar kinase produces the protein MASVACIGECMVELRQAQGGASAGQGQGGGLYSRGFGGDTLNTAVYLARLEVKVDYLTALGDDALSDEMIAAWNAESVGTRRVVRLPGKLPGLYMIQTDAKGERQFFHWRDSAAARQLMSLPETDELLNSLMSYDIVYLSAITLSIYDAAGRDRLFAAIKRARLLGTRFVFDTNFRTRGWPDRDVAREVFAAAFAAADIVLTSTEDLLALYPGESHEQLMARIPTPELVFRLAEPVSLLRFPGGTHEVRAEPMTKPVVDTTAAGDSFAAAYIAARLTGAEPVEAAQAGHRLASLVICYPGAIIPGYAMPPKKRHRPAASRQATK, from the coding sequence ATGGCGAGCGTTGCTTGCATCGGCGAATGCATGGTCGAGCTCCGGCAGGCCCAAGGTGGCGCGTCTGCCGGGCAGGGACAGGGCGGTGGCCTGTACTCACGCGGCTTCGGCGGCGACACCCTCAACACGGCCGTGTATCTCGCGCGGCTCGAGGTCAAGGTCGACTATCTCACCGCGCTCGGCGACGATGCCTTGAGCGATGAGATGATCGCGGCCTGGAATGCGGAGAGCGTCGGCACGCGGCGCGTCGTGCGGCTGCCGGGCAAGCTGCCCGGCCTCTACATGATCCAGACGGATGCCAAGGGCGAGCGCCAGTTCTTCCACTGGCGCGACAGCGCGGCGGCGCGGCAGCTGATGAGCCTGCCGGAGACCGACGAGCTGCTCAACTCGCTGATGAGCTACGACATCGTCTATCTCTCCGCGATCACGCTCTCGATCTACGATGCGGCCGGGCGCGATCGCCTGTTTGCGGCGATCAAGCGCGCGCGCCTGCTCGGCACCCGCTTCGTGTTCGACACCAATTTCCGCACCCGCGGCTGGCCCGATCGCGATGTCGCGCGCGAGGTGTTTGCCGCGGCCTTCGCGGCCGCCGACATCGTGCTGACCTCGACCGAGGACCTGCTCGCGCTCTACCCCGGCGAAAGCCACGAGCAGCTGATGGCGCGCATTCCGACGCCCGAGCTGGTGTTCCGGCTGGCCGAGCCGGTGAGCCTCTTGCGCTTCCCCGGCGGGACCCACGAGGTCCGCGCCGAGCCCATGACCAAGCCCGTGGTCGACACCACCGCCGCCGGCGACAGCTTCGCCGCGGCCTATATCGCGGCCCGGCTTACCGGCGCCGAGCCGGTCGAGGCCGCCCAGGCCGGCCATCGCCTCGCCAGCCTTGTGATCTGCTATCCCGGCGCCATCATTCCGGGCTATGCCATGCCGCCGAAGAAGCGGCACCGGCCGGCGGCCTCTCGCCAAGCGACCAAATGA